One stretch of Roseimicrobium sp. ORNL1 DNA includes these proteins:
- a CDS encoding glucan biosynthesis protein G has protein sequence MLFRPVLSGVLALTCALSSIQAQEAPASPPIRTFLDLEAYAASLAQKPYDPPKHPLDPFFDTLKYDGHRQIRFRPEKALYNDIEHSYRIEFFHPGWTAKKTVEFFDIKAGQPSPIPFSKDLFDYGDLKIPEGVKFPEGFAGFRLLAPDTLLNKRFEFMVFMGASYFRAVTTKLGWGLSARGVAINTVGGEPEEFPDFTHFWFVQPKAGEKVFQFYALLNGPSVCGAYQFEVTPGETTMMRVSGSLFLRKPVKLLGLAPFSSMFWFGENTHPKPLDFRPEVHDSDGLLIEQENGTMIWRPLDNGKEMRQSVYSLEGIKGFGLQKRDREFAHFQDLEARYHERVSVWVDPVEGFGRGKLHLIELATGEETWDNIVTFWEPETQPTAKEPLRFAYNLSWLAEKPHDLAKVLSTRWGEGVATPDIPNDYLFVVDFSKGKPLPGKAADWVPDADLNITGVTKVLDKRVMINPETGGYRAFFKLDIQPDVKLLEMTCDLVDGKKPISERWSYQWKR, from the coding sequence ATGCTATTTCGCCCAGTTCTGTCCGGTGTGCTTGCGCTGACATGCGCGCTGTCGTCCATTCAGGCTCAGGAGGCCCCTGCTTCCCCGCCGATACGCACCTTTTTGGACCTCGAAGCTTATGCGGCGTCCCTGGCGCAAAAGCCCTACGATCCGCCCAAGCACCCGCTGGATCCCTTTTTCGACACCCTGAAGTATGACGGCCACCGCCAGATCCGCTTCAGGCCGGAAAAGGCGCTCTACAACGACATCGAGCACTCCTACCGCATCGAGTTCTTCCACCCCGGCTGGACCGCGAAGAAGACCGTCGAGTTCTTCGATATCAAGGCCGGCCAGCCCTCCCCCATCCCCTTCAGCAAGGATCTCTTCGACTACGGAGACCTGAAGATCCCCGAGGGCGTGAAGTTCCCCGAAGGCTTTGCCGGCTTCCGCCTGCTGGCCCCGGACACCCTGCTGAACAAGCGCTTTGAGTTCATGGTCTTCATGGGCGCGAGCTACTTCCGCGCAGTGACCACGAAGCTGGGCTGGGGCCTTTCCGCCCGTGGCGTGGCCATCAATACCGTGGGTGGCGAGCCCGAGGAATTCCCGGATTTCACGCACTTCTGGTTCGTGCAACCGAAGGCCGGTGAGAAGGTCTTCCAGTTCTACGCCCTGCTGAACGGCCCCAGCGTCTGCGGTGCCTACCAGTTCGAGGTGACCCCCGGCGAGACGACCATGATGCGCGTGAGCGGCTCCCTCTTCCTGCGCAAGCCGGTGAAGCTGCTGGGCCTTGCCCCCTTCTCCAGCATGTTCTGGTTCGGTGAGAACACCCACCCGAAGCCGCTCGACTTCCGCCCGGAGGTGCATGACTCCGACGGCCTGCTGATTGAGCAGGAGAATGGCACCATGATCTGGCGCCCGCTCGACAACGGCAAGGAGATGCGCCAGAGCGTGTACAGCCTGGAGGGCATCAAGGGATTCGGCCTGCAGAAGCGCGACCGTGAGTTCGCCCACTTCCAAGACCTCGAAGCCCGCTACCACGAGCGCGTGTCCGTGTGGGTAGACCCGGTGGAAGGCTTCGGCCGCGGCAAGCTGCACCTCATCGAGCTGGCCACGGGCGAGGAAACTTGGGACAACATCGTGACCTTCTGGGAGCCCGAGACCCAGCCCACGGCCAAGGAGCCGCTGCGCTTCGCCTACAATCTCTCCTGGCTGGCGGAGAAGCCGCACGACCTCGCCAAGGTGCTCTCCACCCGCTGGGGTGAGGGCGTGGCCACGCCGGACATCCCGAATGACTACCTCTTTGTGGTGGACTTCAGCAAGGGCAAGCCTCTTCCTGGCAAGGCCGCCGACTGGGTGCCCGATGCCGACCTGAACATCACTGGGGTGACCAAGGTCCTGGACAAGCGCGTGATGATCAATCCCGAGACGGGCGGCTACCGCGCCTTCTTCAAGCTGGACATCCAGCCGGACGTGAAGCTCCTGGAGATGACCTGCGACCTCGTGGACGGCAAGAAGCCCATCTCCGAGCGCTGGTCCTACCAGTGGAAGCGCTGA
- a CDS encoding DUF1501 domain-containing protein, with protein sequence MNPAPFLSRREALARMGGGLGALGLASTLHAAGIHGQPHVAPKAKRVIHLFMNGGPFGPDFLDPKPALTKFNGQRPEGADLRTERPTGGLLASPYAYAQHGQSGLPVSELLPNLARYADDLCVLRSCHTDNPNHGPALLLMNNGTMTERVPSMGSWLSYGLGNENENLPSYVVLCPGKPVRFSILWSSAFLPAQHQGVYINHANLDPKQMIPWLHNERVQLTDQRRQLDLIQELNEAHLAARGGADVSLNGRIQSMETAYRMQTAATDAFDIDREPTQVRELYGKSHFSNGCLLARRLVERGVRFVQVYYGNGQPWDTHSNHDKSTRTLAADIDRPIAALLGDLKQRGLLDETLVVWGGEFGRTPVSENGNGRDHNPHGFLMWLAGGGAKGGTAYGESDDFGFKAAQNRMHIHDVHATILHLLGIDHERLTYRYAGRDYRLTDVSGRVPRAVLA encoded by the coding sequence ATGAATCCCGCACCGTTCCTTTCCCGTCGCGAAGCGCTGGCCCGTATGGGTGGTGGGCTGGGAGCCTTGGGACTCGCTTCCACGTTGCACGCAGCGGGCATTCACGGACAGCCCCACGTGGCTCCCAAGGCGAAGCGGGTGATCCATCTGTTCATGAATGGCGGCCCGTTCGGACCGGACTTCCTGGACCCGAAGCCTGCGCTGACGAAGTTCAACGGCCAGCGTCCCGAAGGGGCGGACCTGCGCACAGAGCGTCCCACCGGCGGCTTGCTGGCCTCGCCCTATGCCTATGCCCAGCATGGCCAGAGCGGACTGCCAGTAAGCGAGCTGCTGCCGAATCTCGCGCGCTATGCCGATGACCTTTGCGTCCTCCGCTCATGCCACACCGATAACCCCAATCACGGTCCCGCCTTGTTGCTGATGAACAACGGCACGATGACCGAACGCGTGCCGAGTATGGGGTCATGGCTCAGCTACGGCCTCGGGAATGAGAACGAGAATCTGCCTTCCTACGTGGTGCTGTGCCCAGGGAAACCCGTGCGCTTTTCCATCCTGTGGAGCAGCGCCTTCCTGCCGGCACAGCATCAGGGTGTGTACATCAACCACGCCAATCTGGATCCCAAGCAGATGATCCCGTGGCTGCACAATGAACGAGTGCAGCTCACCGATCAGCGTCGACAACTCGATCTCATTCAAGAGCTGAACGAGGCGCATCTGGCCGCGCGCGGTGGCGCAGACGTCTCACTGAATGGCCGCATTCAGTCGATGGAGACCGCCTATCGCATGCAGACTGCCGCGACGGATGCCTTTGATATCGACCGCGAGCCCACCCAGGTGCGCGAGCTCTATGGGAAGAGTCACTTCTCCAATGGCTGCCTCCTGGCGCGGCGCCTCGTGGAGCGGGGCGTGCGCTTCGTGCAGGTCTACTATGGCAATGGCCAGCCCTGGGACACGCACTCCAACCATGACAAGTCCACCCGCACACTCGCTGCGGATATTGATCGCCCCATCGCGGCGCTTCTGGGGGACCTGAAACAGCGGGGGCTGCTGGATGAGACCTTGGTCGTATGGGGCGGCGAGTTCGGGCGCACTCCGGTGAGTGAAAATGGCAACGGCCGGGACCACAATCCCCACGGCTTCCTCATGTGGCTCGCTGGTGGCGGGGCCAAAGGCGGCACGGCCTATGGTGAGAGCGACGACTTCGGCTTCAAGGCTGCGCAGAACAGAATGCATATCCACGATGTGCACGCCACGATTCTCCACCTGCTGGGCATCGATCACGAACGGCTCACCTATCGTTATGCAGGACGTGACTACCGGCTCACGGACGTGTCCGGCCGCGTACCCCGCGCGGTGCTGGCGTGA
- a CDS encoding DUF1549 and DUF1553 domain-containing protein: MRFHGLLPQACCLLLAAVGSTHADEPAVKPTPWSFRELRPSSPPAVQNAAWPRNRIDQFVLAKMEAAGLTPAPPASADVLTRRLSFDLTGLPPSADETRKFSADDAARYIDSLLESPHYGERWARHWLDLARYTDQTPDWLESTKYSYFYRDWVVQAFNEDMPYDRFIVRQLATDFLPECGPQDLHALGFLGLSPTYFKELQLPPDIIKTTVADEWEEHVDAIGRTFLGLTIACARCHDHKSDPITAQDYYAIAGVFASVKISERPTMSAELWAPVAKARKEIKTLEDQIAELKKKKPKDLTAQVAEIDKKIATIQSSTPHFHMPMANAVEDAALYVVEASNKKGTKLDYQMGMARDLELQRRGNPNDTGEMVQRRFLSAFPSKSGRPRKFATGSGRLELAQALTEEAAPLTARVMVNRVWKHHFGRGLVDTPSEFGNLGDQPSHSELLDDLASRFIEHGWSIKWLHREILNSATWQQSSVAPESERLDPDNKLLARMSRRRLDWESWRDAILTATGSLDLRLGGPAMLISDDANSRRSLYGASNRQDMSPMLRIHDVPDPGAHSPWRTETITPLQGLFALNSPFILKQADVLGRRLQSAPAPDVTAKVQAAYARLFQRAPTGKELGLAQRFLAGRESDPIAWSQYAQALLAANEMLFVD; encoded by the coding sequence ATGCGCTTTCATGGCCTGCTCCCGCAAGCCTGCTGCCTTCTTCTGGCAGCGGTGGGATCTACCCATGCGGATGAGCCTGCGGTGAAACCGACCCCGTGGTCGTTCCGGGAGCTTCGGCCCAGCAGTCCGCCGGCAGTGCAGAATGCAGCTTGGCCACGAAACCGCATCGATCAGTTCGTCCTGGCAAAGATGGAAGCCGCCGGCCTCACCCCAGCACCGCCGGCCTCTGCGGATGTGTTGACACGCAGGCTTTCGTTTGACCTGACGGGGTTGCCCCCATCAGCCGATGAAACGCGGAAGTTCTCAGCGGATGATGCCGCGCGTTACATCGACAGCCTTCTCGAGTCACCGCACTATGGTGAACGTTGGGCGCGTCACTGGCTGGACCTGGCGCGCTATACGGACCAGACGCCGGACTGGCTGGAGTCCACGAAGTATTCCTATTTCTATCGTGACTGGGTCGTGCAGGCCTTCAACGAAGACATGCCGTACGACCGCTTCATCGTGCGGCAACTGGCCACCGACTTCCTGCCCGAATGTGGCCCGCAGGATCTCCATGCGCTGGGTTTCCTCGGTCTGAGTCCCACGTATTTCAAGGAACTGCAACTGCCGCCCGACATCATCAAGACCACCGTCGCGGATGAATGGGAGGAACATGTGGATGCCATCGGCCGCACCTTCCTGGGACTGACCATCGCTTGTGCCCGCTGTCATGATCACAAGTCCGATCCCATCACAGCGCAGGACTATTATGCGATCGCCGGTGTCTTCGCGAGCGTGAAGATTTCCGAGCGCCCCACCATGAGTGCTGAGTTGTGGGCGCCCGTGGCGAAGGCACGCAAGGAGATCAAGACCTTGGAGGATCAAATCGCGGAGCTGAAAAAGAAAAAGCCCAAAGACCTCACGGCCCAGGTTGCCGAGATCGACAAGAAGATCGCCACCATCCAATCCAGCACACCACACTTCCATATGCCCATGGCAAATGCAGTGGAAGATGCCGCGCTGTATGTGGTCGAAGCCAGCAACAAGAAGGGCACCAAGCTCGACTACCAGATGGGCATGGCGCGCGACCTGGAGTTGCAGCGCCGCGGTAATCCCAATGACACCGGTGAAATGGTGCAGCGACGTTTCCTGAGCGCCTTTCCCTCGAAGAGCGGACGCCCGCGGAAGTTTGCCACCGGCAGCGGTCGACTTGAGCTCGCACAAGCCCTCACGGAAGAAGCCGCTCCCCTGACCGCTCGGGTCATGGTGAACCGTGTCTGGAAACATCACTTCGGACGCGGCCTCGTGGACACGCCGAGCGAGTTCGGCAACCTCGGTGACCAGCCAAGCCATTCGGAGCTGCTGGATGACCTCGCGTCCCGCTTCATCGAGCACGGCTGGTCCATCAAGTGGCTGCATCGTGAAATCCTGAACTCCGCCACCTGGCAGCAGAGTTCCGTGGCCCCGGAATCCGAGCGTCTCGACCCGGACAACAAGCTGCTGGCCCGCATGTCACGCCGTCGCCTGGATTGGGAATCGTGGCGCGATGCCATCCTCACCGCGACCGGTTCCCTGGATCTGCGCCTCGGTGGCCCAGCGATGTTGATCTCGGATGATGCCAACAGTCGCCGCTCCCTCTACGGCGCCTCGAACCGGCAGGACATGAGTCCGATGCTGCGCATCCATGACGTACCCGACCCCGGCGCGCACAGTCCCTGGCGCACGGAGACCATCACGCCCCTGCAGGGATTGTTTGCGCTGAACTCTCCCTTCATCCTCAAACAGGCGGATGTCCTGGGGCGCAGGTTGCAGTCAGCCCCTGCGCCGGATGTCACCGCAAAAGTGCAAGCAGCATACGCTCGTCTTTTCCAGCGCGCGCCCACGGGGAAGGAACTCGGGCTGGCACAACGTTTCCTCGCCGGTCGCGAGAGCGATCCAATCGCCTGGTCCCAGTATGCCCAGGCGCTGCTGGCGGCGAACGAGATGCTCTTCGTGGATTGA
- a CDS encoding RNA-binding protein, whose protein sequence is MNTKLYIGNLSFDTSETDLRATCEQHGLVTDIHFPIDRSTNRPRGFAFVTMENTEGMKKAISAMNGKPLDGRLLKVNEAVPRDDRPTFSGGAGGRSQSRY, encoded by the coding sequence ATGAACACCAAGCTCTATATTGGAAACCTGTCTTTTGACACCTCTGAAACCGACCTTCGCGCCACGTGCGAACAGCACGGTTTGGTCACCGATATCCATTTCCCAATCGATCGCTCCACGAATCGCCCTCGAGGCTTTGCTTTCGTGACGATGGAAAACACGGAAGGGATGAAGAAGGCCATTTCCGCCATGAATGGCAAACCTCTGGACGGCCGCCTTCTCAAGGTCAATGAGGCAGTCCCCCGTGACGATCGTCCCACCTTTTCCGGCGGAGCCGGTGGCAGGTCACAAAGTCGCTATTAA
- a CDS encoding BlaI/MecI/CopY family transcriptional regulator encodes MSLPAISESEWAVMEALWDSAPQTASELTRTLRPTMNWAENTVRTLLTRLLEKGALKTSENSAGTRTYLPAVKREACVRAEGESFMQRVFGGAAKPLLIHFAQNNKLTAEEVRELKKILDQSLKS; translated from the coding sequence ATGTCGCTACCTGCCATTTCCGAATCCGAGTGGGCTGTCATGGAGGCCCTGTGGGACTCTGCTCCGCAGACAGCCTCGGAGTTAACCAGGACACTCCGTCCCACGATGAACTGGGCGGAGAACACGGTGCGCACGCTGCTGACGCGGTTGCTTGAAAAGGGCGCGCTTAAGACCAGTGAAAACAGCGCCGGTACCCGCACCTACCTGCCGGCAGTGAAGCGTGAGGCCTGCGTGCGGGCGGAGGGGGAGTCCTTTATGCAGCGCGTCTTTGGCGGCGCGGCGAAGCCGTTGCTCATCCACTTCGCCCAAAACAACAAGCTCACCGCCGAGGAGGTACGTGAGTTGAAGAAGATTCTCGATCAATCACTCAAGTCCTGA
- a CDS encoding M56 family metallopeptidase gives MNTLMPLFDWMLAASARASALAVVVLIVQAMLRHRVPARWRYALWLPVLIVLLMPVFPESSWSVSSITHLEPVKKTVLPAMERSVSLPAPSVPSEGVSKSAPMSWRQVLCVVWLAGVASMAFIGLISYGGTLQRYKCNRQPLSDGLQRELAAMVQEVGLRRAPQVWLADAVPSPAVTGMLRPVLLLPSQFEQTLGQQEARLVLKHELMHIKRGDLLLNALLCLLLALHWFNPVLWFAFFKARLDREAACDAQVLGNEDQIQRVAYGHTLLKVESSFSHHGLSLGFVGIFQRGAALRSRIRSLATKPSHHPLMKATLSLGIVLLSFLGVTQAATPAPDPKAPQIEIASKFVEITERNPGAFVDAPLPAPLPGPLDGAKIVPTLTKTYTDPQFQVVVRNLSQRKGVDLLSAPRVTTRAGQRAKVEVVREFAYASETGQQETENVGVTLNVMPKITAEQKIALDLAPQVSEFEGFAPPGGAKEGPVSARTVLHSDGTRTESASNAEKGELRESKYDARGELQSQTVVPYRKPIFSKRKAEVHAVIASGETVVLELDPRTDKQLVEETDEAGRVIKSETISFQRRCFVFVTATVVKPAAEKK, from the coding sequence ATGAACACGCTCATGCCGCTCTTTGACTGGATGCTCGCCGCGAGTGCCCGTGCTTCGGCACTCGCCGTGGTGGTGCTCATCGTTCAGGCGATGCTCCGGCATCGGGTGCCAGCGCGGTGGAGATATGCCTTATGGTTGCCGGTGCTCATCGTGTTGCTCATGCCGGTGTTTCCGGAGAGTTCGTGGAGTGTGAGTTCCATCACGCATCTGGAGCCGGTGAAGAAGACAGTGCTTCCGGCGATGGAGCGGAGCGTTTCATTGCCTGCGCCTTCTGTCCCTTCGGAAGGAGTGTCCAAGTCCGCACCCATGTCATGGAGACAGGTGTTGTGCGTGGTCTGGCTCGCTGGTGTGGCGAGCATGGCATTCATCGGCCTAATCTCTTATGGGGGCACGCTGCAGCGGTACAAATGCAACCGCCAGCCGCTGAGCGATGGCTTGCAGCGTGAGCTCGCCGCGATGGTGCAAGAGGTGGGGTTGCGCCGTGCTCCGCAAGTATGGTTGGCTGATGCGGTTCCCAGTCCTGCGGTCACGGGTATGCTGCGCCCTGTGTTGCTGCTTCCCTCGCAGTTCGAGCAGACACTCGGACAGCAGGAAGCGCGTCTCGTCCTGAAGCATGAACTCATGCACATCAAGCGTGGTGATCTTCTGCTCAATGCGCTGCTTTGTCTGTTGCTGGCACTGCATTGGTTCAATCCCGTGCTGTGGTTCGCCTTCTTCAAAGCGCGACTCGATCGCGAAGCAGCGTGTGATGCCCAGGTGCTTGGCAATGAAGACCAGATCCAGCGAGTCGCCTACGGCCACACCTTGCTAAAGGTGGAGAGTTCCTTCAGCCACCACGGACTCAGTCTCGGGTTTGTTGGCATCTTCCAGCGCGGCGCTGCCCTCCGTTCTCGTATTCGTTCCCTTGCCACCAAGCCCAGCCATCATCCCCTTATGAAAGCCACTCTCAGTCTCGGCATCGTGCTTTTGAGTTTCCTCGGCGTCACGCAGGCCGCTACTCCAGCGCCGGATCCGAAGGCTCCTCAGATTGAAATCGCGTCCAAGTTTGTGGAAATCACTGAGCGCAATCCAGGTGCTTTCGTTGACGCTCCGCTGCCTGCTCCACTTCCCGGTCCCCTTGATGGGGCGAAGATAGTGCCCACCCTGACCAAGACCTACACAGATCCTCAATTCCAAGTGGTAGTCAGGAATTTGAGCCAGCGCAAAGGTGTGGATCTCCTGTCCGCTCCCAGGGTGACGACAAGAGCAGGACAGCGGGCGAAAGTCGAGGTTGTTCGCGAGTTCGCCTACGCGAGCGAAACTGGCCAGCAGGAAACGGAGAACGTGGGTGTCACCCTCAACGTGATGCCCAAGATCACTGCTGAGCAAAAGATTGCCCTCGACCTCGCGCCGCAGGTCTCGGAGTTCGAAGGTTTTGCACCACCTGGAGGTGCCAAGGAAGGACCGGTATCTGCAAGGACGGTTCTGCATAGTGATGGCACCCGCACTGAGTCCGCCAGCAATGCGGAAAAGGGGGAACTGCGCGAGTCCAAATATGACGCACGTGGCGAGCTGCAGTCCCAGACAGTCGTACCCTATAGAAAACCCATCTTCAGCAAGCGCAAAGCAGAAGTTCATGCCGTGATTGCTTCGGGGGAGACCGTGGTTTTGGAATTGGATCCAAGGACCGACAAGCAACTCGTGGAAGAGACGGATGAAGCTGGCCGTGTCATCAAGTCGGAGACCATATCTTTTCAGCGACGGTGCTTTGTCTTTGTCACTGCTACCGTGGTGAAGCCTGCTGCGGAGAAGAAGTGA
- a CDS encoding alpha/beta hydrolase, whose product MKRRRWRWLKVLGAVLLLTCAGFFGLVWYASSKLITPARRPLQDYHVEFLANPAAHGVRVEPFKVRTSDGFDTPCLLCEPLATPVNTAAKGTKVRSELQAQGLKLEPWGAIKATLVLLHGHKGRKEDYLPVAERLCAAGFRCILVDLPGHGEHPAKFATFGHGEASLPSEVFQDAATRFQFNPAPAGLFGISQGGAIAIQAAARPQDGWFAVAELSGFASLQDVIHDQAVNYFGPLREPAEAMVYALVKHRAGFEPSAIRPIDAAARLTSIPVLIGHGDADAFIQPHHAQALFQAVPNARKQFLNVPGAGHNNILVTPAQVYATLGRFFLEALPP is encoded by the coding sequence ATGAAACGCAGACGCTGGCGTTGGTTGAAGGTACTGGGCGCGGTGCTGCTGCTCACCTGCGCGGGATTTTTCGGACTCGTGTGGTATGCCTCCAGCAAGCTCATCACACCTGCGCGGCGTCCTTTGCAAGACTACCATGTGGAGTTTCTGGCAAATCCTGCGGCTCATGGCGTGCGGGTGGAGCCATTCAAGGTCCGCACTAGTGATGGTTTCGATACGCCTTGCCTCTTGTGCGAGCCTCTCGCTACACCGGTAAATACAGCCGCCAAAGGAACGAAGGTGCGCAGCGAACTTCAAGCGCAGGGCCTGAAGCTGGAACCTTGGGGCGCCATCAAAGCCACGCTGGTGCTCCTGCATGGACACAAGGGGCGCAAGGAAGACTACCTTCCCGTAGCCGAGCGCCTCTGTGCCGCAGGATTTCGTTGTATCCTCGTGGACCTTCCCGGCCACGGCGAGCATCCCGCGAAGTTTGCCACCTTTGGTCATGGAGAAGCGAGTCTTCCCAGCGAGGTGTTTCAAGATGCGGCCACACGTTTTCAGTTCAACCCCGCACCCGCAGGTCTCTTTGGCATTTCACAAGGCGGTGCGATCGCGATCCAAGCGGCAGCAAGACCTCAGGATGGCTGGTTCGCAGTCGCGGAACTTTCCGGCTTCGCTTCGCTGCAGGACGTCATCCATGACCAGGCGGTGAACTACTTCGGTCCTCTGCGCGAGCCTGCCGAAGCCATGGTGTATGCATTGGTAAAACACCGCGCTGGCTTCGAGCCGTCTGCCATTCGTCCGATTGATGCTGCGGCGCGCCTGACGTCCATCCCAGTCTTGATTGGTCACGGCGATGCCGATGCCTTCATCCAGCCACATCACGCACAGGCGCTTTTTCAAGCCGTGCCCAACGCACGGAAGCAGTTTCTCAATGTGCCTGGTGCTGGTCACAACAACATCCTCGTCACTCCGGCCCAGGTGTATGCCACGTTGGGGCGCTTCTTTTTGGAAGCGTTGCCGCCGTGA